Below is a window of Chloroflexia bacterium SDU3-3 DNA.
TGAAGGGCGTCGCCTTTCTGAACCACCGCGATGCGGGTGACCCGGTGGAGTTGGCCGCCGCCTACGATGCGGCGGGGGCCGACGAGCTGGTGTTCTACGACATCACCGCCAGCAGCGACGACCGCGCGATCATGGTGGATGTGGTGGAGCGCACGGCATCCCAGGTGTTCATCCCGCTGACGGTGGGCGGCGGCATCCGCACCGCCGATGACATGTACCGCATGCTGCGCGCTGGCGCCGACAAGGTCTCGATCAACACGGCGGCGGTGATGAACCCGCAGCTGATCGAGGATGGCGCGAAGCGCTTTGGCAGCCAGTGCGTGGTGCTGTCGATCGACGCGCGGCGCGTGCCCGCCGACGGCGAGGGCGCGCCGCGCTGGGCGGTGTTCACGCACACCGGCGCGAACGCGCGCCCCACTGGCCTGGATGCGATTGAGTGGGCGCGGCGCGGCGTGGAGCTGGGCGCGGGCGAGATCGTGATCAACTCGATGGATGCCGACGGCACCAAGAGCGGCTACGACCTTGAGCTGCTGCGGGCGATCTCCGAGCGGGTGAGCGTGCCGGTGATCGCCTCTGGCGGCGCGGGCACGCTCCAGCATATGCTGGATGGCCTGGTGGAAGGGAAGGCCGACGCAGTGCTGGCGGCCTCGATCTTCCACTTTGGCGAGTATAGCGTGCTGGATGTGAAGCACTACCTGGCCGAGCATGGCGTGCCAGTGCGCGGCATCTAGATCGAGCGATCAGCTTTCCCGAGGCGCGAAGAATGCGGCATCGCCTGCAGTCTTTGCGCCTTGGGTCTTTTATGGAGGTCAGCGCGATGAT
It encodes the following:
- the hisF gene encoding imidazole glycerol phosphate synthase subunit HisF → MLKRRIIPCLDVKNGRVVKGVAFLNHRDAGDPVELAAAYDAAGADELVFYDITASSDDRAIMVDVVERTASQVFIPLTVGGGIRTADDMYRMLRAGADKVSINTAAVMNPQLIEDGAKRFGSQCVVLSIDARRVPADGEGAPRWAVFTHTGANARPTGLDAIEWARRGVELGAGEIVINSMDADGTKSGYDLELLRAISERVSVPVIASGGAGTLQHMLDGLVEGKADAVLAASIFHFGEYSVLDVKHYLAEHGVPVRGI